One genomic segment of Natrialbaceae archaeon AArc-T1-2 includes these proteins:
- the rpl12p gene encoding 50S ribosomal protein P1, with product MEYVYAALILHEADAEVSEENVTDVLEATGIGIDEPRVKALVAALEDVDIEEAVAEAAVGAPTAAPMPEEAEPEEPAEEAPEEEEEPDEEEEDEEAAGEGLGELFG from the coding sequence ATGGAATACGTATACGCAGCCCTCATCCTGCACGAGGCCGATGCCGAGGTTTCGGAGGAGAACGTAACCGACGTGCTCGAGGCCACGGGCATCGGCATTGACGAGCCCCGCGTCAAAGCGCTCGTCGCCGCACTCGAGGACGTCGACATCGAGGAGGCCGTCGCGGAGGCGGCCGTCGGCGCGCCGACAGCGGCCCCGATGCCAGAAGAGGCCGAGCCGGAAGAACCGGCGGAAGAAGCACCCGAAGAGGAGGAAGAGCCGGACGAAGAGGAAGAAGACGAAGAAGCGGCCGGCGAAGGACTGGGCGAGTTGTTCGGGTAG
- a CDS encoding diphthine--ammonia ligase, whose translation MSADGGWIALFSGGKESSWALYRALESGCDVRRLVIVTPQASSGMYHAPATSVARLAARSIGIPVVDAGVPTVDVEPPDVGGDLADGRDGDASVEPLESAVGTLDVELDGGVAGILVGSVENELRIDRLRSICDDVGCDLLAPLWRAEPRELLETMIDAGLEIVVVEVTAPGFDESWLGRRLDRDALDELAELHRERDVHLLGEGGEFETIVTDGPHMSRPVVLEFEREWYDNWGRLRITDARLDTHAPKTDRG comes from the coding sequence ATGTCAGCAGACGGCGGCTGGATCGCGCTCTTCTCAGGTGGCAAGGAGTCCTCGTGGGCGCTCTATCGCGCGCTCGAGAGCGGCTGTGATGTCCGCCGTCTCGTGATCGTTACCCCGCAAGCGTCCTCCGGAATGTACCACGCACCCGCGACGTCGGTAGCCCGACTCGCCGCACGAAGCATCGGGATTCCCGTCGTCGACGCTGGCGTTCCGACCGTCGACGTCGAGCCACCGGATGTCGGCGGCGACCTCGCGGACGGCCGGGACGGTGACGCGTCGGTCGAACCGCTCGAGTCCGCGGTCGGGACGCTCGACGTCGAACTCGACGGTGGCGTGGCCGGAATACTCGTCGGCAGCGTCGAAAACGAGCTCCGGATCGATCGGCTCCGGTCGATCTGTGACGACGTCGGCTGTGACCTCCTCGCGCCGCTGTGGCGGGCGGAGCCGCGCGAACTCCTCGAGACGATGATCGACGCCGGCCTCGAGATCGTCGTCGTCGAGGTGACGGCACCGGGGTTCGACGAGTCCTGGCTCGGCCGTCGGCTGGATCGCGATGCGCTGGACGAGTTGGCAGAACTCCACCGCGAACGCGACGTCCACCTCCTCGGCGAAGGCGGCGAGTTCGAGACGATCGTCACCGACGGCCCACACATGTCCCGTCCCGTCGTCCTCGAGTTCGAACGGGAGTGGTACGACAACTGGGGGCGACTGCGAATCACCGACGCCAGACTCGACACGCATGCGCCGAAAACCGATCGAGGCTAG
- a CDS encoding protein-L-isoaspartate(D-aspartate) O-methyltransferase, whose product MGSDDDRARLVEYLRAEGYVRSSAVASAMRTVPREEFVRPADRERATRDVPLEIGEGQVVTAPHLVADMTELLELAPGQRVLEVGTGSGYHAAVTAEIVGGDHVYSIELRADLAEWARENLARAGYDDVTVVVGDGAQGLPEHAPYDRIYVTAAGEDVPQPLLEQLDEDGRMVAPAGTGERQTLYLLEKRGGDVTRTPHGAVRFVPLVAEDSLETG is encoded by the coding sequence ATGGGAAGCGACGACGACCGAGCCCGCCTCGTCGAGTACCTGCGGGCGGAGGGATACGTCCGTTCGTCTGCGGTCGCATCGGCGATGCGGACGGTGCCACGGGAGGAGTTCGTCCGGCCGGCCGATCGCGAGCGAGCCACCCGGGACGTCCCGCTCGAGATCGGCGAGGGGCAGGTCGTGACTGCACCGCATCTCGTCGCGGATATGACGGAGCTACTCGAGTTGGCACCGGGACAGCGCGTGCTCGAGGTCGGCACGGGCAGTGGCTATCACGCCGCGGTGACGGCCGAGATCGTCGGCGGCGACCACGTTTACTCGATCGAACTGCGAGCCGACCTCGCCGAGTGGGCACGCGAGAACCTCGCCCGGGCGGGGTACGACGACGTGACGGTCGTCGTCGGCGACGGCGCGCAGGGCCTACCGGAGCACGCGCCGTACGACCGGATCTACGTGACTGCCGCGGGAGAAGACGTTCCCCAGCCACTGCTCGAGCAACTCGACGAGGACGGCCGGATGGTCGCCCCGGCCGGGACGGGCGAGCGACAGACGCTGTACCTGCTCGAGAAACGCGGCGGCGACGTCACGCGAACGCCCCACGGCGCGGTGCGGTTCGTTCCTCTCGTCGCCGAAGACAGCCTTGAGACCGGCTGA
- a CDS encoding helix-turn-helix domain-containing protein: MSMYEVSFKLRHECPYRGLSERFPGVSIREWFLQDCQILEITAPDVDDDELLEAIDELGTALHTSVDGSDLHVIVQSCACSIEESIVRTFERHNCVHLPPTVYRNGWEHYTVIGFDEGDVIALLAELDESREIDVLSKTSIEERQVPHSSLISVDRLFDGLTDRQLEALRIALDAGYYDQPRGASIVELADETTVARATFEEHLRKAENKLVTNAGQFVRLLTETRDGALRTASETESLVRGD; this comes from the coding sequence ATGAGCATGTACGAAGTCTCCTTCAAACTCCGCCACGAGTGTCCCTACCGGGGACTCTCCGAGCGGTTTCCCGGCGTGTCGATTCGAGAATGGTTTCTGCAGGACTGCCAGATCCTCGAGATCACCGCCCCGGACGTCGACGACGACGAGTTGCTCGAGGCGATCGACGAACTCGGGACGGCCCTTCACACCTCGGTCGACGGCTCGGACCTGCACGTGATCGTCCAGTCGTGTGCGTGTTCGATCGAGGAGTCGATCGTCCGGACGTTCGAACGGCACAACTGCGTGCACCTGCCGCCGACGGTCTACCGAAACGGCTGGGAACACTACACCGTGATCGGCTTCGACGAGGGCGACGTCATCGCGTTGCTAGCCGAACTCGACGAGAGCCGCGAGATCGACGTCCTCTCGAAGACCTCGATCGAGGAGCGCCAGGTCCCTCACAGCTCACTTATCTCGGTCGATCGGCTCTTCGACGGACTCACGGATCGCCAGCTCGAGGCCCTGCGGATCGCCCTGGACGCTGGCTACTACGACCAGCCACGCGGAGCGTCGATCGTCGAACTCGCAGACGAGACGACCGTCGCTCGAGCGACCTTCGAGGAACACTTACGGAAAGCGGAGAACAAGCTCGTGACCAACGCCGGTCAGTTCGTACGGCTGCTGACGGAGACTCGAGACGGCGCGTTACGGACGGCATCCGAGACAGAATCGCTCGTCCGGGGTGACTAA
- a CDS encoding rhodanese-like domain-containing protein produces MAEVTPEPVAERLEQGDDDCRVVDIRHETDFGERHVPGSENVDVDDELTDDPDAALEELEVLPEDEEIVTVCASRCAAE; encoded by the coding sequence ATGGCAGAAGTTACGCCGGAACCCGTCGCCGAACGACTCGAGCAGGGAGACGACGACTGCAGGGTGGTCGACATCCGCCACGAGACGGACTTCGGGGAGCGACACGTCCCCGGAAGCGAGAACGTCGACGTCGACGACGAACTGACGGACGATCCCGACGCGGCCCTCGAGGAACTCGAGGTGCTGCCGGAGGACGAGGAGATCGTCACCGTTTGTGCCAGCCGCTGTGCGGCCGAGTGA
- a CDS encoding MFS transporter — MGSEYTQGIRPNWRQFTLQIFTVFAVGLTMGAQRNVVPIMGEETFGVESLLVIGSFVVSFGIVKAVLNLYSGKWADAYGRKPILIAGWVAAVPIPFILIFAPSWSWIAVGNVLLGINQGVAWSMSMISKIELAGPDQRGLAAGLDEAFGYTGVAAGAWLTGVIAAQYSLRPEPFYFLAAVIVVALLIAVVLIKETLPYAKAEAATDGGDAEPDGGKSEAELPFTEIVKRATYRDRTLFTAAQAGHVENFVDTLVWIAFPLFLVAQGLDVAQVGVVVGVHSAAYFLQVYTGQLSDRIGRKPPIVAGFFLAGAGVLGMVLVEGYYRWILFSALSGVGMALHYPNLIAVASDAAHPLWRSTGLGVYRLWRDLGYAVGAILIGLTVDLLTIEAAFYGTAIAMFLSGGLVVVWMEETHPDIGTYEPPSTDLEADAGDTVTED; from the coding sequence ATGGGGAGCGAGTACACGCAAGGCATTCGCCCGAACTGGCGGCAGTTTACCCTTCAGATCTTTACGGTCTTTGCCGTCGGGCTCACGATGGGAGCCCAGCGAAACGTCGTCCCCATCATGGGCGAGGAGACCTTCGGCGTCGAGTCGCTTCTGGTGATCGGCTCGTTCGTCGTCAGCTTCGGGATCGTCAAGGCCGTGTTGAACCTCTACTCGGGGAAGTGGGCCGACGCCTATGGGCGCAAGCCGATCCTGATCGCGGGCTGGGTCGCGGCGGTTCCGATCCCCTTTATCCTGATCTTCGCACCGAGCTGGAGCTGGATCGCCGTCGGGAACGTGCTGCTGGGAATCAACCAGGGCGTCGCCTGGAGCATGAGCATGATCTCGAAGATCGAACTCGCCGGCCCCGACCAGCGCGGGCTGGCCGCGGGGCTCGACGAGGCCTTCGGCTACACCGGCGTCGCCGCGGGCGCGTGGCTCACTGGCGTGATCGCCGCCCAGTACAGCCTCCGGCCCGAACCGTTCTACTTCCTCGCGGCAGTGATCGTCGTCGCCCTGCTGATCGCAGTCGTCCTGATCAAGGAGACGCTGCCGTACGCGAAAGCCGAGGCCGCGACCGACGGCGGTGACGCCGAACCCGACGGCGGGAAGAGTGAAGCCGAGCTCCCCTTCACGGAGATCGTCAAGCGGGCGACCTACCGCGACCGGACGCTGTTTACCGCCGCACAGGCCGGCCACGTCGAGAACTTCGTCGACACGCTCGTCTGGATCGCGTTTCCGCTCTTTCTGGTCGCCCAGGGACTCGACGTCGCCCAGGTCGGGGTCGTCGTCGGCGTCCACAGCGCCGCGTACTTCCTGCAGGTTTACACCGGGCAGCTAAGCGATCGGATCGGGCGCAAACCCCCGATCGTCGCCGGCTTCTTCCTCGCCGGCGCGGGCGTGCTCGGCATGGTGCTCGTGGAGGGCTACTACCGCTGGATCCTCTTCTCGGCGCTGTCGGGCGTCGGGATGGCCTTGCACTACCCCAACCTGATCGCCGTCGCCAGCGACGCCGCCCACCCGCTGTGGCGCTCGACCGGGCTCGGCGTCTACCGGCTCTGGCGTGATCTGGGCTACGCCGTCGGGGCCATCCTCATCGGGCTCACCGTCGACCTGCTCACCATCGAGGCCGCCTTCTACGGCACCGCGATCGCGATGTTCCTCTCGGGCGGACTCGTCGTGGTCTGGATGGAAGAGACCCACCCCGACATCGGCACCTACGAGCCGCCGTCGACCGATCTCGAGGCGGACGCAGGCGATACCGTGACTGAAGATTAG
- the gpmI gene encoding 2,3-bisphosphoglycerate-independent phosphoglycerate mutase has translation MDAALVILDGWGLGDHDGRDAVEAADTPVFDRLSQVGAAGRLEVAGRRVGLPEGQMGNSEVGHLNIGAGRVVYQEYTRISDAIADGSFHENDAIDAAFDHAEDEGGQVHFLGLVSDGGVHSDHEHLHALIRMAADRGLEAVTHAFMDGRDTSPTGGAGYLADLEDVIETVGTGHVATVTGRYYAMDRDQNWERTKRAYDAIVHREGDWTAESAVEAVENSYDRDVTDEFVEPTLITDRPALEDGDSAEQRSAGSHLALRDGDAAIWFNFRSDRARQLTRMLADIRPEWAFETDPPDVEVVTMTQYDKTFDLPVAFPPTQPTNTLGEVLANAGKSQLRIAESEKYAHVTYFLNGGREVEFDGEIREIVESPDVPTYDEQPEMSAPAVTDTAIEIVEGETRPEGASRQSERGETTREHDDPDVLVLNYANPDMVGHTGDYEAAIAAVEAVDEQLGRLLETLEDAGAHVVVTADHGNADDMGTEDDPHTAHTYNDVPFVYVAPDGTDGGERAGDGSRSSSEQYSDGGRTVREGGTLADIAPTLLSLIDVDQPPEMTGEHLLE, from the coding sequence ATGGACGCGGCACTCGTCATTCTCGACGGCTGGGGACTCGGAGACCACGACGGCAGAGACGCAGTCGAGGCAGCCGACACGCCGGTTTTCGACCGGCTCTCGCAGGTTGGAGCCGCGGGCCGACTCGAGGTCGCGGGCAGACGCGTCGGTCTGCCGGAAGGCCAGATGGGAAACAGTGAGGTCGGCCACCTGAACATCGGGGCCGGTCGGGTCGTCTACCAGGAGTACACCCGCATCTCCGATGCGATCGCCGACGGCTCGTTCCACGAGAACGACGCGATCGACGCGGCGTTCGACCACGCCGAGGACGAGGGCGGCCAGGTGCATTTTCTCGGCCTCGTCAGCGACGGCGGCGTCCACTCCGATCACGAACACCTCCACGCGCTGATCCGGATGGCCGCGGATCGCGGCCTCGAGGCGGTCACCCACGCGTTCATGGACGGCCGCGATACGTCCCCGACCGGCGGTGCGGGCTACCTCGCCGACCTCGAGGACGTGATCGAGACGGTGGGGACAGGTCACGTTGCGACCGTGACCGGCCGGTACTACGCGATGGATCGCGATCAGAACTGGGAGCGCACGAAGCGAGCCTACGACGCGATCGTCCACCGCGAGGGTGACTGGACCGCCGAGTCGGCCGTCGAAGCCGTCGAGAACTCCTACGACCGGGACGTCACCGACGAGTTCGTCGAGCCGACGCTCATTACGGACCGGCCGGCACTCGAGGACGGCGACAGCGCCGAGCAACGCTCGGCTGGCAGCCACCTCGCGTTGCGAGATGGCGACGCGGCGATCTGGTTCAACTTCCGATCCGACCGCGCCCGCCAGCTGACCCGGATGCTCGCAGACATCCGTCCGGAGTGGGCGTTCGAGACCGACCCGCCCGACGTCGAGGTCGTGACGATGACCCAGTACGACAAGACCTTCGACCTGCCCGTCGCCTTCCCGCCGACCCAGCCGACGAACACCCTCGGCGAGGTGCTGGCGAATGCAGGCAAGAGTCAGTTGCGCATCGCCGAGTCGGAGAAGTACGCCCACGTGACTTACTTCTTAAACGGCGGGCGCGAGGTCGAGTTCGACGGCGAGATTCGCGAGATCGTCGAGAGCCCTGACGTGCCGACCTACGACGAGCAACCCGAGATGAGCGCACCGGCAGTGACCGACACCGCGATCGAGATCGTCGAGGGCGAGACGCGACCCGAGGGAGCGTCTCGACAAAGCGAGCGGGGAGAGACGACCCGCGAGCACGACGATCCCGACGTCCTCGTCCTCAACTACGCCAACCCCGACATGGTCGGCCACACCGGCGACTACGAGGCCGCCATCGCAGCCGTCGAGGCCGTCGACGAGCAACTGGGTCGACTCCTCGAGACGCTCGAGGACGCCGGCGCACACGTCGTCGTCACCGCGGATCACGGCAACGCCGACGACATGGGGACCGAAGACGACCCGCACACGGCCCACACCTACAACGACGTCCCGTTCGTCTACGTGGCTCCCGACGGGACCGACGGTGGTGAGCGAGCCGGCGACGGGTCGCGATCCTCGTCGGAGCAGTACTCCGACGGTGGTCGAACCGTCCGCGAGGGTGGCACGTTAGCCGACATTGCGCCGACACTGCTCTCGTTGATCGACGTCGATCAGCCGCCCGAGATGACCGGAGAGCATTTGCTCGAGTAA
- a CDS encoding ATP-binding cassette domain-containing protein, which produces MIEIDSLSVGYGDVPVLEDVDVSIDRGELVGLVGPNGAGKTTLLQATSGVLAPDTGRVEIDGHDVHALSSKASSRLVSVVPQDTHLSFSFDVRDVVEMGRTPHRSRFSPPTREDRELVDHALERTHTLEFADRSIDEVSGGERQRVLLARAIAQDTPVVLLDEPTASLDVSHAVETLEHVADLVADGKTAVAAIHDLDLAARYCDRLIVLADGAVLSCGPPEEVLTADAVGQAFDATAAVTTNPVTGTQTITALSSPVADVESPGRVHVLGRGSTAASVVARLDAAGVDVSVGPVSSDDVAAETVRTLAVDRLAVDPYTPLSGTVREELESRLEAADVTVIADLAVSAGNQLVLESLADAGSLVVVETEPFTRRNHAGTEARRRYERLRRTAVVSTPESVLGAVSRATVEEGDGRRDASLLEADDD; this is translated from the coding sequence GTGATCGAAATCGACTCGCTCTCGGTGGGATACGGCGACGTTCCCGTCCTCGAGGACGTCGATGTCTCGATCGACCGGGGCGAACTCGTCGGCCTCGTCGGTCCGAACGGAGCCGGCAAGACCACGCTCTTGCAGGCCACGAGCGGCGTCCTTGCCCCCGACACCGGTCGCGTCGAGATCGACGGCCACGACGTCCACGCGCTCTCTTCGAAAGCCTCGAGCCGGCTCGTCTCCGTCGTCCCCCAGGACACCCACCTCTCGTTTTCGTTCGACGTCCGCGACGTCGTCGAGATGGGACGGACCCCCCACCGATCGCGGTTCTCACCGCCGACCCGCGAAGATCGCGAGCTCGTCGACCACGCCCTCGAGCGTACCCACACGCTCGAGTTCGCCGACCGCTCGATCGACGAGGTCAGCGGCGGCGAACGACAGCGAGTCCTGCTCGCGCGGGCTATCGCCCAGGACACGCCCGTCGTCTTGCTCGACGAGCCGACCGCGAGTCTCGACGTCTCTCACGCCGTCGAGACGCTCGAGCACGTCGCCGACCTCGTCGCCGACGGGAAAACCGCCGTCGCCGCGATCCACGATCTGGACCTCGCCGCCCGGTACTGCGACCGGCTGATCGTCCTCGCCGACGGCGCGGTGCTCTCCTGTGGTCCGCCCGAGGAGGTCCTGACTGCCGACGCCGTTGGGCAGGCGTTCGACGCGACCGCGGCCGTAACGACGAACCCGGTCACGGGAACGCAGACGATCACCGCACTGTCGTCTCCCGTCGCGGACGTGGAGTCGCCCGGTCGCGTCCACGTTCTCGGTCGTGGCTCGACCGCCGCCAGCGTCGTCGCCCGTCTCGATGCAGCCGGCGTCGACGTCTCCGTCGGTCCCGTCTCGAGCGACGACGTCGCCGCCGAAACCGTCCGAACCCTCGCGGTCGATCGACTCGCCGTCGACCCGTACACACCGCTTTCCGGAACCGTCCGCGAGGAACTCGAGTCCCGTCTCGAGGCCGCCGACGTCACCGTCATCGCCGACCTCGCGGTGAGTGCGGGCAACCAGCTCGTCCTCGAGTCGCTGGCAGACGCTGGCTCGCTCGTCGTCGTCGAAACCGAGCCGTTCACGCGGCGCAACCACGCCGGCACGGAGGCGAGACGACGTTACGAGCGTCTCCGGCGAACCGCAGTCGTGTCGACGCCCGAGAGCGTCCTCGGGGCGGTCTCTCGAGCGACGGTCGAGGAGGGCGACGGCCGACGCGACGCGTCCCTCCTCGAGGCCGACGACGACTGA
- the btuC gene encoding vitamin B12 ABC transporter permease BtuC, translating into MERPTRIVAWSAGLITLLAGVVVVSAAIGPVRVDPVTVAMATLNVVVVPTGIAAGTASVPVVGWVVPVPTLEYTTVFSFAVPESHQIIVADVRLPRIALAATVGFSLAAAGTVMQGFFRNPLADPSIIGVSTGAAAGAVAAIAFPALVPFGGLHLSAFVGALATAFLVYAIATEGGRTPVATLLLAGVAVQAFLSAMISYMLVHSGDSLRQAVVWMMGHLNNSTWGDVGFALPFTLAGVAILGAFTREMNVLLLGEADAHHLGVEVERTKLLLLAVASLVTAAGVAVAGVIGFVGLVVPHIMRLIVGPDHRILLPTSALAGASFLVATDTLARAGPAEVPVGIVTAALGAPFFLYLLTRREVHAL; encoded by the coding sequence ATGGAACGACCGACCCGTATCGTCGCGTGGTCGGCGGGGTTGATCACGCTCCTCGCCGGCGTCGTCGTCGTCAGTGCGGCGATCGGTCCGGTCCGGGTCGACCCCGTGACGGTCGCGATGGCGACGCTCAACGTCGTCGTCGTTCCGACCGGGATCGCCGCCGGAACGGCGTCGGTGCCCGTCGTCGGCTGGGTAGTGCCTGTGCCGACACTCGAGTACACGACCGTCTTTTCGTTCGCGGTTCCCGAGAGTCACCAGATCATCGTCGCGGACGTCCGTCTCCCACGGATCGCCCTGGCGGCGACGGTCGGATTTTCACTCGCCGCGGCGGGGACAGTGATGCAGGGCTTTTTCCGGAACCCGCTTGCTGACCCGTCGATCATCGGCGTCTCGACCGGTGCCGCCGCGGGTGCCGTCGCCGCCATCGCCTTTCCCGCCCTGGTTCCGTTCGGGGGACTTCACCTCTCTGCGTTCGTCGGCGCGCTCGCGACCGCCTTCCTGGTCTATGCTATCGCGACCGAGGGCGGACGCACGCCGGTCGCGACGTTGCTGCTGGCAGGCGTCGCCGTCCAGGCGTTTCTCAGCGCGATGATCTCCTACATGCTCGTCCACAGCGGCGACAGCCTGCGCCAGGCCGTCGTCTGGATGATGGGACATCTCAACAACAGCACGTGGGGCGACGTCGGCTTTGCCCTCCCGTTTACCCTCGCCGGCGTGGCGATCCTCGGTGCGTTCACCCGCGAGATGAACGTTCTCTTACTCGGGGAGGCAGACGCCCACCACCTCGGCGTCGAGGTCGAGCGGACGAAACTGCTCTTGCTCGCGGTCGCGAGTCTCGTCACCGCCGCCGGCGTCGCCGTCGCCGGCGTCATCGGCTTCGTCGGGCTCGTCGTCCCCCACATCATGCGCCTGATCGTCGGTCCCGACCACCGCATCCTGTTGCCGACGAGTGCACTCGCCGGGGCCTCCTTTCTCGTCGCCACCGACACGCTCGCCCGGGCCGGTCCCGCCGAGGTTCCCGTCGGCATCGTCACCGCCGCACTCGGCGCGCCCTTCTTTCTTTACTTGCTCACCCGCAGGGAGGTGCACGCGCTGTGA